From one Chloroflexota bacterium genomic stretch:
- the pgeF gene encoding peptidoglycan editing factor PgeF: MPFTEHQGLRYYTFSNLARHGVVHGVFTRRGGASPAPWTSLNMGSTVGDDWGRVQYNIWRAFEALELSVASRFDAWLVHGREAVVAQAPRSVTAPEPPPKADIILTNRPEVTLVMRYGDCVPVLLYDPRHQAIGLAHAGWRGTVLGAAAAAVGAMQEAFGSRPADLLAAIGPAIGPDHYEVGDEVVAQVREAFGEAAGRLLPRYGDRFHLDLWEANRLQLLRAGVPAEQIEVAALCTACHLDDWYSHRAEHGRTGRFGALLALPRTMEAS; encoded by the coding sequence ATGCCTTTCACTGAACATCAAGGCTTGCGTTACTACACTTTTAGCAATCTGGCCCGCCACGGTGTGGTGCATGGCGTGTTTACCCGCCGCGGCGGGGCCAGCCCTGCGCCATGGACTTCCCTCAACATGGGTTCGACCGTGGGCGACGATTGGGGGCGGGTGCAATACAACATTTGGCGAGCGTTTGAGGCCCTGGAACTTTCGGTTGCCAGCCGTTTCGATGCCTGGCTGGTGCATGGCCGGGAAGCCGTGGTGGCGCAGGCCCCCCGGTCGGTGACGGCCCCCGAGCCGCCGCCGAAGGCCGACATCATCCTCACCAACCGCCCCGAAGTCACCTTAGTAATGCGCTACGGCGACTGTGTGCCTGTTTTGCTCTACGATCCGCGCCATCAGGCCATTGGGCTGGCGCACGCGGGGTGGCGGGGCACGGTGTTGGGGGCTGCGGCCGCGGCGGTGGGAGCCATGCAGGAAGCCTTCGGCAGCCGCCCTGCCGATTTGCTGGCGGCCATTGGCCCGGCCATCGGCCCTGACCATTACGAAGTGGGCGACGAGGTGGTGGCGCAGGTGCGGGAAGCCTTCGGCGAAGCAGCCGGCCGTCTGCTGCCCCGCTATGGCGACCGCTTTCACCTGGATTTATGGGAGGCCAACCGCCTGCAACTCTTGCGCGCCGGTGTGCCTGCCGAACAAATTGAGGTGGCGGCGCTGTGCACGGCTTGCCATCTGGATGATTGGTATTCTCACCGCGCCGAG
- a CDS encoding DUF2085 domain-containing protein, producing MITVVLYTRPEDEGVEALRSLLEDLQGEVPHRVVTVDVSQNVGLAEKLAGRTPMLRIGPYTLDGDLNRTRILIALRAAAKGQAEGRQMAPRRVNATERFIYWFSKHWLLVFNLLVGLYVGLPFLAPTLMEAGLTTPAKAIYTVYGATCHQLAFRSWFLFGEQPAYPRAAAHVPGLEPYGEATGLNPNDLWQARRFIGNRTVGFKVAICERDIAIYGAILLFGLLYGLTRRRIPPLPWYLWLLLGWLPIGLDGFSQLLSQMPHSFLPYRESTPLLRTITGFLFGFTTAWFGYPLVEESMRQNVKALEARFHISRAVYGEDRRNA from the coding sequence ATGATCACCGTGGTACTTTACACTCGCCCGGAAGACGAGGGTGTTGAGGCGCTTCGCAGCCTGCTGGAAGATTTGCAAGGCGAAGTGCCTCATCGCGTGGTCACGGTCGATGTTTCCCAAAACGTCGGCCTGGCCGAAAAACTGGCCGGGCGCACCCCCATGCTACGCATTGGGCCTTATACCCTGGATGGCGACCTTAACCGCACCCGCATTTTGATCGCCCTGCGAGCGGCGGCCAAAGGCCAGGCCGAAGGACGGCAAATGGCCCCGCGTCGCGTCAACGCCACCGAGCGGTTTATCTACTGGTTTAGCAAGCATTGGCTGCTGGTGTTCAACCTGCTGGTTGGGTTGTATGTCGGTTTGCCGTTTCTCGCACCAACTTTGATGGAGGCGGGGTTGACCACCCCTGCCAAAGCCATTTACACCGTTTATGGTGCAACCTGTCACCAGTTGGCTTTCCGCTCGTGGTTTCTTTTTGGCGAACAGCCTGCCTACCCGCGTGCCGCGGCGCACGTGCCCGGTCTGGAGCCTTACGGCGAGGCTACTGGCCTGAACCCTAACGACCTTTGGCAGGCGCGGCGGTTTATCGGCAACCGCACGGTGGGATTCAAAGTTGCCATTTGTGAACGCGATATTGCCATCTACGGCGCGATCTTGCTCTTTGGCCTGCTCTATGGCCTCACCCGCCGCCGCATTCCGCCGCTGCCCTGGTATCTCTGGCTGTTGCTGGGGTGGCTTCCCATTGGGCTGGATGGCTTCAGTCAGTTGTTGAGCCAGATGCCGCATTCTTTCCTGCCCTATCGCGAGAGCACGCCCTTGCTGCGCACCATTACCGGCTTTTTGTTTGGCTTTACAACGGCTTGGTTTGGTTATCCCCTGGTCGAAGAGAGCATGCGGCAGAACGTTAAAGCGTTGGAAGCCCGCTTTCACATCTCGCGCGCCGTCTACGGTGAAGACCGCCGCAATGCCTGA